One stretch of Thermanaerosceptrum fracticalcis DNA includes these proteins:
- a CDS encoding plasmid pRiA4b ORF-3 family protein, with translation MKAYQIKIELINSEPLIWRRVVIPADVTFRRLHDTIQFSMGWRDYHLYEFEFPQEKLRITNDEESYEEFKFYSSKYKSKKPTKKEDSHGIIVGIIETNVRQPQTIKIDKYLEKYKTFEYIYDFGDYWRHKIELEKTIEDYEFGYPTILAGEGACPPEDVGGLGGYKEFLEAWNDPKHPEHESMRQWGESQHYREFDIDFRSDLLKTCLKIKKVK, from the coding sequence ATGAAAGCCTATCAAATAAAAATCGAATTGATTAATTCCGAACCGCTAATATGGAGAAGGGTAGTTATCCCGGCGGATGTTACCTTCAGACGCCTGCATGACACAATACAATTTTCAATGGGTTGGCGGGATTATCATCTTTATGAATTTGAGTTCCCGCAGGAGAAACTCAGAATTACAAATGACGAAGAATCCTATGAGGAATTCAAATTTTATTCTTCTAAGTACAAAAGCAAAAAGCCAACAAAAAAGGAAGACTCTCATGGCATTATAGTCGGGATAATTGAAACAAACGTTAGACAGCCTCAAACGATCAAAATTGACAAGTATCTGGAAAAGTATAAGACCTTTGAGTACATTTACGACTTTGGCGACTACTGGAGACATAAAATTGAACTGGAAAAAACCATAGAAGATTATGAGTTTGGTTACCCTACAATACTTGCGGGCGAGGGCGCTTGTCCGCCGGAAGATGTAGGTGGCCTTGGCGGTTATAAAGAATTCCTTGAAGCATGGAATGACCCTAAGCACCCGGAACATGAATCAATGAGGCAATGGGGAGAAAGCCAGCATTACAGGGAATTTGACATTGACTTTAGGAGTGATTTGCTCAAGACATGCTTGAAAATCAAAAAAGTAAAATAA
- a CDS encoding DEAD/DEAH box helicase family protein: protein MMGAKKTKKANKAINLNDCLVLNKYFLSLFGKRDFRELAEDMRSADLEGYNEENTSYFHEFIVRKYVKLGFLNKDKLKEYDENIFRYVQHIGEGRGGLTLKYFQYLALLFTEMYLDRYFLDRENFVADLNNFLHEFNTKSDGETISDYTSDSLNKLAFMCATGSGKTLIMHVNILQFQHYFKRAQEYNKSLALNKIILLTPNEGLSHQHIEEMKLSGIRCRLFEKDTLQEKDEVLVIDINKLEEQGKVKTVSVDSFEQNNLVLVDEGHKGLSGNVWYDFRSRLSENGFSFEYSATFKQAIKEEKTKSEAEALAHQYGKAIIFDYSYKYFYNDGYGKEYRIYNLKESLSREQQEMYLTGCLLSFYQQMKIYQSDRGAFVPFNIEKPLLVFVGNSVNKTVSKDELTDVQEVLAFINGFTANKEKTVSRIKMLLDDNTGLLDERGQELFYGDFSYLQNLFKRDADSVYDDVLKIVFETTSPGRLHLVNLKQLGGEIGLRIGSDNEFFGVINVGAGGDSELIKNIEKGKTGIVTDENQFENESLFKKINDKNSRINILIGSKKFTEGWNSWRVSTMGLINFAKGEGSQAIQLFGRGVRLKGYGNCLKRSSKLDYHVEVPRYINKIETLTIFGVKADYMAQFKEYLEKEDMDLNDSIREFRLPVVSRFHDVKDKLKVIKVKDGINFKKQSKRLILTTPSDGFMDNLVKNKIKIDYNATVQSLTSTRSEDVKYQKDEAVLEPHHIAFLDVDKLYAELLQYKNQKAYYNISIEKSLLPEILKQKGWYTLFVPKALMETDSFDKIGRINDICVMLLKNYLDRFFKYHKAEWEAPHLVYGDLKSSDKNFIDEYNITLFNKEKFDEFAELIEGIKDALEKNRRLGKYEDKHLNFRYFDFYNHIYTPLISIDKGIRIEVSPVSLNSDEKLFIDRLKKYCDENPSAFIEKRLYLLRNKSKVGIGFFEAGNFYPDFIMWIAEDDKQYITFIDPKGIMMLEKNINNPKIQFYKTIKEKEAQLQPSCTEKQIILNSFIISGTPAADASAHFGVRRPEFESRNVLFLEDDDCIEKMMSKICLEC from the coding sequence ATGATGGGGGCAAAGAAGACCAAGAAAGCAAATAAAGCCATCAATCTCAATGATTGCCTGGTGCTCAATAAGTACTTCCTTTCCCTCTTTGGCAAAAGAGATTTCAGGGAACTGGCGGAAGACATGAGGTCTGCTGATCTGGAAGGGTATAATGAAGAGAACACCTCCTATTTCCATGAATTTATAGTACGCAAGTATGTTAAGCTGGGCTTTTTAAATAAGGACAAGCTGAAGGAATATGATGAAAACATCTTCCGTTATGTCCAGCATATCGGAGAGGGTCGTGGCGGGCTTACCCTAAAATATTTCCAGTATCTTGCTCTCCTTTTTACCGAGATGTATCTTGACAGGTACTTCCTGGACAGGGAGAACTTTGTTGCTGACTTAAATAATTTCCTGCATGAATTCAATACTAAAAGCGATGGAGAAACAATTTCAGATTATACATCGGACAGCTTGAACAAGCTGGCCTTTATGTGCGCTACAGGTAGCGGCAAGACGTTAATTATGCATGTTAATATCCTGCAATTCCAACATTACTTTAAGAGGGCGCAGGAATATAACAAAAGCTTGGCGCTAAATAAAATCATTCTTCTTACGCCCAATGAAGGTTTATCGCACCAGCACATTGAGGAAATGAAGCTTTCCGGCATCCGCTGCCGCCTCTTTGAAAAGGATACCCTGCAGGAAAAAGATGAAGTGCTGGTTATCGACATTAACAAGCTGGAAGAGCAGGGGAAGGTGAAGACAGTTTCTGTGGACAGTTTCGAGCAGAACAACCTTGTCCTGGTTGATGAAGGGCACAAAGGACTCTCCGGAAATGTGTGGTACGATTTTCGCAGCCGGTTGTCGGAGAACGGGTTTTCCTTTGAGTATTCAGCGACTTTTAAGCAGGCTATCAAGGAGGAAAAAACAAAGTCAGAGGCTGAGGCTCTTGCTCATCAGTACGGCAAGGCCATTATATTTGACTATTCCTATAAGTACTTCTATAACGACGGCTATGGCAAAGAATACCGTATTTACAACCTGAAAGAGAGTCTTTCCAGAGAACAGCAGGAGATGTATTTAACGGGTTGTTTACTCAGTTTTTATCAGCAAATGAAAATTTATCAGAGTGATAGAGGGGCTTTTGTCCCCTTCAATATTGAAAAGCCGCTCTTGGTATTTGTGGGTAACAGCGTCAATAAAACCGTCAGCAAGGACGAATTAACCGACGTGCAGGAAGTCCTGGCCTTTATTAACGGCTTTACAGCGAATAAAGAAAAGACCGTAAGCCGGATCAAAATGCTGCTGGATGACAATACCGGACTCCTTGATGAAAGAGGACAGGAGCTGTTTTATGGCGATTTTTCCTATCTGCAAAATCTGTTTAAGCGAGATGCTGACTCTGTTTATGACGATGTGTTAAAAATCGTTTTTGAGACAACTTCCCCAGGCAGGTTACACTTGGTAAATCTAAAGCAGTTGGGTGGAGAAATCGGTTTACGGATTGGCAGCGACAATGAGTTTTTCGGGGTCATCAACGTTGGTGCTGGCGGCGACAGCGAGCTGATTAAGAATATTGAAAAAGGAAAGACCGGGATTGTTACCGATGAAAACCAGTTTGAGAATGAGTCTCTGTTTAAAAAAATAAATGATAAAAATTCCAGGATTAATATACTTATAGGCTCTAAAAAGTTTACAGAAGGGTGGAACAGCTGGCGGGTTTCCACCATGGGGCTGATTAACTTTGCTAAAGGCGAAGGGTCTCAGGCCATTCAGCTTTTTGGCAGGGGGGTAAGGCTTAAAGGTTACGGAAACTGTCTCAAGCGCAGTTCCAAACTGGACTACCATGTTGAAGTGCCAAGGTATATTAACAAAATAGAAACCTTAACTATATTTGGCGTAAAAGCCGATTATATGGCACAATTCAAAGAATATCTTGAAAAGGAAGATATGGATCTGAATGACTCCATCAGAGAGTTCAGGCTCCCTGTAGTAAGCCGTTTTCATGATGTGAAGGATAAACTGAAGGTGATTAAGGTCAAGGACGGTATCAATTTCAAAAAACAATCGAAACGGCTGATCCTTACCACACCTTCGGACGGGTTTATGGACAACCTGGTCAAAAATAAAATCAAGATTGATTATAATGCTACCGTCCAAAGCCTTACCTCTACCAGGAGTGAAGATGTAAAATATCAAAAGGACGAGGCTGTATTGGAGCCACATCATATCGCATTTTTAGATGTGGATAAGCTTTATGCCGAACTGCTGCAATACAAAAACCAAAAGGCTTATTACAATATCAGTATCGAAAAGTCATTATTGCCGGAAATACTCAAACAAAAAGGCTGGTACACTTTGTTTGTTCCCAAAGCACTGATGGAAACCGACAGTTTTGATAAAATTGGAAGAATCAATGATATATGTGTGATGCTTCTGAAAAACTATCTGGACAGATTTTTTAAATATCATAAGGCAGAGTGGGAAGCGCCACACCTGGTTTACGGAGACTTAAAATCCAGTGATAAGAATTTTATCGACGAGTATAATATTACTCTTTTTAACAAAGAGAAATTTGACGAATTTGCGGAGCTGATAGAGGGAATAAAGGATGCTTTGGAAAAAAACAGGCGTTTGGGCAAGTACGAGGATAAGCATTTGAATTTCCGCTATTTTGATTTTTACAACCACATTTACACTCCTCTTATCTCTATAGATAAAGGAATCCGTATTGAGGTTTCGCCTGTAAGCTTAAACAGCGATGAAAAGCTGTTTATTGACAGACTTAAGAAATATTGTGATGAAAATCCATCTGCTTTTATAGAAAAGAGGCTGTACCTGCTCCGCAACAAGAGTAAGGTTGGTATTGGCTTTTTTGAAGCAGGCAATTTTTATCCGGACTTTATTATGTGGATTGCCGAAGATGACAAGCAGTATATTACCTTTATTGACCCAAAAGGCATTATGATGCTGGAAAAGAATATTAATAATCCTAAAATCCAATTTTATAAAACCATCAAGGAAAAGGAAGCCCAGTTGCAGCCATCCTGTACAGAAAAACAGATAATTTTGAATTCCTTCATCATTTCCGGCACACCGGCTGCAGATGCCAGCGCTCATTTTGGAGTTAGGAGACCTGAGTTTGAAAGCAGAAATGTGCTTTTTCTGGAGGATGATGATTGTATAGAGAAGATGATGAGCAAGATATGTCTGGAATGCTAA
- a CDS encoding ImmA/IrrE family metallo-endopeptidase, producing MEFILREAERLIQKHKTRNPFEIADCLNINVLYRPLGKLKGIYIYTRRSRYICINNELDSPARRLVCAHEIGHDRFHRHLAIMNPQAQELISYDMSSKPEREANVFAAEILLSDDEVIKLINDAEMNFFRAARELYVPPELMDFKFQILKNRGYRLEAPLNATGDFLKK from the coding sequence ATGGAATTTATTTTGAGAGAAGCCGAGAGGTTGATCCAAAAGCATAAAACCCGAAACCCCTTTGAGATTGCCGATTGTCTTAATATTAATGTTCTCTACAGACCGCTCGGCAAGCTTAAAGGGATTTACATATACACAAGGCGGAGCCGATATATCTGCATTAACAATGAATTGGACAGTCCTGCCAGACGATTAGTATGTGCTCACGAAATCGGCCATGACCGCTTCCACAGGCACTTGGCTATAATGAACCCCCAGGCCCAGGAGCTTATCAGCTATGATATGTCTTCAAAGCCTGAAAGGGAAGCAAATGTTTTCGCTGCTGAAATCCTCTTGTCTGATGATGAGGTTATAAAACTAATAAATGACGCGGAAATGAATTTTTTCAGAGCCGCAAGGGAACTTTATGTACCACCGGAATTAATGGATTTCAAATTTCAGATATTGAAAAACAGGGGCTACAGACTTGAAGCTCCATTAAATGCGACAGGAGATTTCCTGAAAAAGTAG
- a CDS encoding helix-turn-helix domain-containing protein: MQFGEKIRLLRKRAGISQKDFAEQLGITRRALVYYENGQRFPREAELIDKIAGFFNVSSDFLTDDSESIAMTKEEIFLEEAKAEDKLRGKSEAKKFIETTKCLFAGGELSEEDKDALFEVLTEIYFDSKKKAKKYGVRKNKGSKNTLT, encoded by the coding sequence ATGCAGTTTGGCGAAAAAATTAGATTATTACGTAAAAGGGCAGGCATTTCCCAGAAGGATTTTGCAGAGCAGCTTGGAATTACAAGACGGGCATTGGTTTATTATGAAAACGGACAGCGTTTTCCAAGGGAAGCAGAGCTAATTGATAAAATCGCCGGTTTCTTTAACGTATCTTCAGATTTTCTCACAGACGACAGCGAAAGCATTGCAATGACCAAGGAAGAAATATTTCTTGAGGAAGCTAAAGCAGAAGATAAGTTGAGGGGAAAAAGCGAAGCAAAAAAATTCATTGAAACTACAAAATGTTTATTTGCCGGCGGAGAATTATCAGAAGAAGATAAAGATGCGCTTTTTGAGGTATTAACCGAAATATACTTCGACTCAAAGAAAAAAGCCAAAAAATATGGTGTCCGTAAAAATAAAGGCAGCAAAAATACACTAACCTGA